In Toxotes jaculatrix isolate fToxJac2 chromosome 11, fToxJac2.pri, whole genome shotgun sequence, a single genomic region encodes these proteins:
- the agpat4 gene encoding 1-acyl-sn-glycerol-3-phosphate acyltransferase delta isoform X2, translated as MVAALEWWSGTECTLYTDPKSFPLYGNENAIVVLNHSFEIDFLCGWTFCERFGVLGSSKVLAKKELAYVPVIGWMWYFLEIVFCKRKWEEDRRTVAQSLQNLQDYPENFWFLLYCEGTRFTPKKHQVSMQVAESKGLPKLKYHLLPRTKGFWVTVQNLRGTAAAVYDSTLNFRNNEAPTLLGILNGKKYHADLYVRRIPLEQIPEDEAECAAWLHKLYQEKDNFQEQYVQTGRFPGPIVSPPRRPWALFNWLFWSCLLLYPLGLLLAQLISSGSMLTILASVALCSAASLGVRWMIGQTEINRGSSYGNKEVPLNRN; from the exons ATGGTAGCTGCCCTGGAGTGGTGGTCTGGGACAGAGTGTACACTCTACACGGACCCAAAGAGTTTCCCACTGTATGGAAATGAGAATGCAATTGTGGTCCTCAATCACAGTTTTGAGATAGACTTCCTATGTGGCTGGACCTTCTGTGAGAGATTCGGAGTCCTTGGG AGCTCTAAAGTGTTAGCCAAGAAAGAGTTGGCTTACGTACCAGTCATTGGTTGGATGTGGTACTTCCTGGAGATAGTTTTCTGCAAGAGGAAATGGGAGGAGGATCGAAGGACGGTGGCACAGAGTCTTCAGAACCTGCAAGATTACCCAGAAAACTTCTGG TTCTTACTTTACTGTGAAGGAACACGCTTCACACCAAAGAAACACCAGGTCAGCATGCAAGTGGCTGAGAGCAAAGGTCTGCCCAAACTGAAGTATCATCTTCTACCCAGGACCAAAGGATTCTGGGTAACTGTCCAAAACCTCAGGGGAACTG CTGCGGCGGTTTATGATTCCACGCTGAACTTCAGAAACAACGAGGCGCCGACCTTGCTTGGAATTCTTAATGGGAAGAAGTATCATGCAGATTTATATGTGAG GAGAATCCCTCTAGAGCAGATCCCAGAAGATGAGGCAGAGTGCGCTGCTTGGCTCCACAAACTCTACCAGGAAAAG GACAACTTTCAGGAGCAATACGTACAGACAGGGCGTTTCCCTGGCCCCATAGTGAGCCCTCCACGCCGACCCTGGGCCTTGTTCAACTGGCTGTTCTGGTCCTGCTTGCTCCTCTACCCTCTAGGCCTGCTGCTCGCTCAGCTCATCAGCTCTGGCTCGATGCTTACCATCTTAGCTTCTGtggctctctgctctgcag CTTCACTGGGAGTTCGCTGGATGATTGGCCAGACTGAGATCAACAGGGGCTCAAGCTATGGGAATAAGGAAGTTCCTCTGAACAGAAACTAA
- the agpat4 gene encoding 1-acyl-sn-glycerol-3-phosphate acyltransferase delta isoform X1 yields the protein MGVLQLLKSQFLCHLIICCVFLVSGLIINLLQLCTLPLWLVSKQLARRINIRLAYCISSQMVAALEWWSGTECTLYTDPKSFPLYGNENAIVVLNHSFEIDFLCGWTFCERFGVLGSSKVLAKKELAYVPVIGWMWYFLEIVFCKRKWEEDRRTVAQSLQNLQDYPENFWFLLYCEGTRFTPKKHQVSMQVAESKGLPKLKYHLLPRTKGFWVTVQNLRGTAAAVYDSTLNFRNNEAPTLLGILNGKKYHADLYVRRIPLEQIPEDEAECAAWLHKLYQEKDNFQEQYVQTGRFPGPIVSPPRRPWALFNWLFWSCLLLYPLGLLLAQLISSGSMLTILASVALCSAASLGVRWMIGQTEINRGSSYGNKEVPLNRN from the exons ATGGgtgtcctgcagctgctgaaatcCCAGTTCTTGTGCCATCTGAtcatctgctgtgtgttcttGGTCAGCGGCCTCATCATcaacctgctgcagctctgtacTTTACCTCTGTGGCTGGTCAGTAAACAGCTGGCCCGCAGGATCAACATCAGACTGGCCTACTGCATCAGTAGTC AGATGGTAGCTGCCCTGGAGTGGTGGTCTGGGACAGAGTGTACACTCTACACGGACCCAAAGAGTTTCCCACTGTATGGAAATGAGAATGCAATTGTGGTCCTCAATCACAGTTTTGAGATAGACTTCCTATGTGGCTGGACCTTCTGTGAGAGATTCGGAGTCCTTGGG AGCTCTAAAGTGTTAGCCAAGAAAGAGTTGGCTTACGTACCAGTCATTGGTTGGATGTGGTACTTCCTGGAGATAGTTTTCTGCAAGAGGAAATGGGAGGAGGATCGAAGGACGGTGGCACAGAGTCTTCAGAACCTGCAAGATTACCCAGAAAACTTCTGG TTCTTACTTTACTGTGAAGGAACACGCTTCACACCAAAGAAACACCAGGTCAGCATGCAAGTGGCTGAGAGCAAAGGTCTGCCCAAACTGAAGTATCATCTTCTACCCAGGACCAAAGGATTCTGGGTAACTGTCCAAAACCTCAGGGGAACTG CTGCGGCGGTTTATGATTCCACGCTGAACTTCAGAAACAACGAGGCGCCGACCTTGCTTGGAATTCTTAATGGGAAGAAGTATCATGCAGATTTATATGTGAG GAGAATCCCTCTAGAGCAGATCCCAGAAGATGAGGCAGAGTGCGCTGCTTGGCTCCACAAACTCTACCAGGAAAAG GACAACTTTCAGGAGCAATACGTACAGACAGGGCGTTTCCCTGGCCCCATAGTGAGCCCTCCACGCCGACCCTGGGCCTTGTTCAACTGGCTGTTCTGGTCCTGCTTGCTCCTCTACCCTCTAGGCCTGCTGCTCGCTCAGCTCATCAGCTCTGGCTCGATGCTTACCATCTTAGCTTCTGtggctctctgctctgcag CTTCACTGGGAGTTCGCTGGATGATTGGCCAGACTGAGATCAACAGGGGCTCAAGCTATGGGAATAAGGAAGTTCCTCTGAACAGAAACTAA